Sequence from the Suncus etruscus isolate mSunEtr1 chromosome 1, mSunEtr1.pri.cur, whole genome shotgun sequence genome:
AAGAGAAGGTCAGAAGTAAATGGAGGCACAAGAAACTCCACTTTCAGGGGCTTTACAAAGGGAAGTAGCCGTTAATTCCTCAGTCCTGTTCCAGCCAGGGGCTTTGGTTTCTCGGTCACCAGGGAAAGCAGGCTTTTATGGAGGAACAGGCCGCAGCTTGAAGCCCATCACGGGATTCTCTGAGAAGCGGCTGTCTGGATACTCCAGGGCCATCCCCCACCATCCCTTGAGGATGAAGTCTCCCCTCTGAGCTCACGATGCTCTAAGATGCTGCGCTGGTCTGGAGTGATCCTTTGGGAGAGAAGCGCAGGGAGGGAGGCTCTGGCCCCCAATGGTTCACTGGCTCTGAGGCAAGAGGGGGACACACGGGGGCCTCTCTTGCCACTGAAAGGCCAGTCCCAAGACCAGACCACAGGCTGAGGCCTCTGTCTCCTCATTGGCATCAGCGCTTTGTTCTGAGAGGACCCTAAGCTGGGTCCCTGGGGTGCCTCTTTAATTGAGGGAGCTGACAGCAGGTTGGGGATGGGAGGTGGAGAAGGTGATGACATACATCATTATAAATAGCAAACCTGGAGCAATGAGATTTCAGAAACAAAACCCGATAAACCCACAAAATCATCTCCAGCCCTAAGGGATTGTAGAAGGTTACAAGGTAATAAAGGAAAACCCcttttgaacctgggtcaaatgGGGAGCAAAGTCTTGGGAAAAGCAGAAGTCGAGGCCACACCCTGTTAGCGCGTGGACACTTGTGTCAGCCCTCCCCGCCCTGTTGAACCCCAGGACACCCTCTCCCTCCTCAGTCCCTGACTCCACATCTGGGTCTCTGGCTCTGGCTGAAGGCCTAAGGTAACTACGTCAGGATGTTGGACATGAACTCGTTGAAGCGTTTGGAGTACTGCTCGGGGTTCACGGTCGAGATCTCAGCCCCTGCCTGGAAGACACAGAGACCCCACCCAACTCAGTATTTGGACTGAAACTCCCCCACACTGGCAGCCCCCCACAGAAGTGTTCCCCAAGTCTCAGAAttaatcactctggctccaaagatAAGTAGTTCACCACCCTAGGCCAACAGTCAGGAAGGCAGGACTCTGCCCTGGGGAGTCTGGGTGGCTCTTGAATTGAGGGAGATGCTGGGAAACTCCAGCTATTTGGGGAACAGTGTGGTCACCAGAGTAAAGATGTCACTCAGGGTCACAAATGGTGCCACCTACTCTGCAGCTTGTGGGGACAAGAAGCCCTGAGGGACTAAGCCTGTCACACCAGACTGGTGACAGGACGCTGGCACACTGCAGGCTGAGCTGCTGGCCCTACTCTGGGCAGGGGTTGATAGGCAGGCCCCAGGGTGAGCACAGCTGCAGCCCCTAGGAGCACTCACCCCGTGCTTCACTGTCTTAGCTGCGTGAGCGGCTTTCTTCTTCGCATCATAGAGCGTGAGGATGTCAATGATGGCCATGAAGTAGACCTCCTTCTTGGGGGCTTCTGGGGAgagcagggaaggaaaagaggtgGCAGGGTGAAGAGCAGAAAGCCACGGAGACAGCACCCTGCAGAGAAGAGGCCCCATCCCTATCCCTTTGGAGGAGGAAAGGTGGGTGGAGGGTGCTACTGGACTCCTCTCAAActgccagagcaatagaatagcttaagctttgccttgcacactggtgACCTCAATTTGATCTGcctcatcccatatagtcccccaatcacTGCTGGTAGTATATTTCTCACTGCAGAGCCAGTgaagaagctctgagcactgccaggtgtggccccaaaacaaaataaaaacttaaaaaagaaaaaagcagccCCAGCTAGAGTTGACATGAGGGTGTTCGGGGAGTTTTGTCCATTCCGTGTCCCAAGGACCACACACACGagatgcttgtttgttttatgctGCCAGGGACCtgacccagagcctcacacatggaaAGTGCATGATGGTGGACCCTTTTCCCCTGCGGAGGCAGCCTGCCAAAGATGATGGTCACTAGTACTGACCAATGTTGGAACCTAGATGCAGTTAGAGGCCCCGGTCAATGAGGTCCAGGGACCTGCTGGGGCCTGCAGTGGGGAGGTGGGCCTGGGTCCCGGCTTACTTTCATGGCTTTTCATGGCGTAGACGTCGACAGAAGGGTCAAATTCCCCAGGCCCGAAGAAACGTGGGAAGCTGAGGAGGTTGCCTGGGCTGTCCGGCGGGGTGCCGTAGGAACAGAGCGGGTTCCCACCCATGCCGTCATTCTcgctctcctcctcctctgcccgcTCCTCCACTTCCATCTCCTCTTGCTCGGCCCGGTCCACATCGTGGATGCCCACCAGCAGGCTGTAGTCCATGATCTTCAGCTGTGCCAGGAACTAGAGGAGGTGCGGGGACGAGAGACGCAAGGAAGAGATTACATGGGATGGCCCGGTGGCCTCTGcagaggggagaaaaaatggaactTTCACGTCCATCCACCAGTCAATCCTCAGGGTCTCAGCCCCAAGCTCAGTGTCTACCGGGGAGAAGCCACTTCTGTGGGGGCAAGGGTAGTGGGGAGAAAGAACCCCTGAGGAGAGTAGGATGGGGGGGCCCACATGGTCTGGGCCAAGGGCCAGGCACTGTGGCAATGGGGACACCGCAGAGAGGGCAGATACCACCTTCAGAGGCTGCAGTGCCATTCACTGTGAGAACTAAATGCAGCTCAGTAACTTGGCCCAGCAGTTATGACTGTTACTATTTTACTACTAAATATcatgaaaaggagagagagaaaacaccagACTGCAGAACGTGAAGCGTGGGTAGATCATGTCAGTGCTACGGCTGGGATACAGGGAGATGTTACAGTGCAGGGTGAGATGTACCTCAAGTTAAGGGGTCACAGGCAAAGTCCAAACAAGCTCTGCAATGTGGGTTTAGCACCACCAGTATTAACAGAGAACAGGTTCAAAGTAGAGCACCAGCCAAGTAGGATGCAGATTTAGAGCCCCTTCACTACTGGATCTGGGGGACACTAGTGTGCAGTCTGACCAGGTGCATGTGCTCACACCTCAACTAGGAAATGTGCAACTCTACTAAGCCCCAGAACCAGTGCATGTGGGCCACTACCACCGCTAGCCAAGTTAAGGAGACACTGGCCGGGCCAGACTCACATGGTAGAGCACAACACCTTTCCTGTGCCATGCCTTGGGTGTGACTCCCAGCAGTTGGGCGTAGCCCtggtggtccccaagcactgttggatgtgcccTGCCCTGAACTGAAAAAGACCAAGAGTGCAACCAGCATTCCCCACCTCTGCCCTGGAGGAGGGAAGCAACAATGCAGAAGGAACACGGACCTGTTGCTGCCTTTGCTCCACTCTCTTCTCTCACCTATATTGCAACAAGCAAGATCTTCTGATCTGATTCCACAGTGTGGCAGAGAAAGAAGAAGGTGGGACTGATCTGGGATGGGAGTAGCCAGTCTGCATTTCAGTTTGAGTCATGAGGCCAGAGTCATGGTCTTAGTCCGATGACAGCAGTCAGCAGCAGCCCAAGTCTGTATCAGGTCATGGGCTCAGAGCAAGCCTGAAATGCAGGGCCTCTTTGAAGGGCCTCTGCAATGAGGGGTTAAGGGGGACCATAAAGGCCTAGAGCCCCTAACACCAACCCAGAAAACAACTAAAAGCACAAGAAGCACAGACAAAAAAAGGAGACATCTTCTGGGCAGAGTGAGCGCTGGCACCCCCACAAGACCCATGGGTCACCCTGCCAATCATGGCTTTCCttaacacagagacacacacctCTGTCCCCGCCCTTCCCAGGGGCAGTTGTGCTGACCTTTGCTCACACACAAACTTGGCTGCAGGGCTTCCACCAGGGCtcatgtcttttgtttgttttttcatttttagttttggggccatatctgatgatgctcaggggttactcctggctatgtgctcagaaatcgctcctggcttgggggatcctatgggacaccgggaatcaaaccgaggtccatcctgggtcagccacatgcaaagtaaacacccaactgctctgctattgctccggccccaagagttcatgttttattttttttatgtgcccACACCTGGCTGTTCCTAGGGGGCACCATATACACCACCAGGATAGAATCAGGGTCATCCCCATACAAAGCTATCACCCTACCCTACTGTCTCTCACACCCTCACCAAGCTCCCACACAGTTGGCTACACCTTCCTAACCAAATGTCACTTGCCGCCCACCCAGACAGGAGCTACAGGAACACACTCAGAGCATAAAAGCAGCTCAGAGGAGCGAACTGTGATTTCATACTTGCCAGGCAGGTGCTTTTATGGTTGAGTCAACCCTAGTCCTGGACATGACATTTTTTGAGGTGAGAATGTCCACATTCagtagtggtcaggggttacctCAGGATGCACGGTGAAGGTTGTTTCTGCAGGTtcgggggggatcaaacctgaggttCTTACATTCCCTTTGAGCTACCTCTCCTCTAACACTGCTTCTGAAGGCAGTAGGGGCTGGGGTCCTTGAGTTGGGAAACACACCCCATATCCATTTGAGAACAGTGATAAAACTGTGACAAATGAATAGAGGAAACTTGGGAGAGTCTTAGAAGCAGAGcatggagaggaagagaaagaggaggaggaggaggaaaggacaCTGGAATATCAAAAGACCCTCACGGAAGGAAGGCACCACATGGCAGGGTgaggaaggaaaagtccagtgaAGCGCATGCACAATGACATCATACACATAGCAATGGGCTTGCAGGGTCACTTTGTATGTGGGCCAAACTGGATCAATGTGTGCCCTGATATTCAATCAAACAGTGTTCAGGGTATGCCTCTGTTTGAACAGGCTGAGGAAGGCAGACAGCCCCCATTGTCCAATCAGTTAAGGACTCAGGTTGCTGGCAGCAGCTGTGTCCTACATCAGCTGTGGAAGAAATGTCCACTCAGTGGGCCTCCAGCTTGCCAATAAAAGATCTTGGAACTTGTATCCATGATCTCATGAGCTAATTCACTATTACAAACACTCATTTACCTAATGAATTGTCATCTATCTACAAactattgttttgtttctctgaacagtcttcttcttttttgagggggggcacaccatgcagcgcccaggggttattcctggctctgtactcaggaatcactcctggcaggcccaggggaccatatgggatgctggagatggaaccagattggccacatccaagacaagcacctttcccactgtgctatagctccagcccctgcaaaaTCTAACAGACCAAATGACCAATggagaaacataaagaaaatgtggtagattttggaattttattaagccttaaaaaggaagaaaattctaaACCAAAACTACAATGTCGATGAACCTTAATGATATGATTTTGAAAAGGGGCCAAAGACCAAGGACAACTATCTATCCTTGGAGCAAAAACTCAAGCTAAGCAGTCCGCTTTCAGGTTACTATTCCCTCAAAAGCTTACACCCCTTCCTTTGTTCAGTCAAGCAGAAAGATTGAGTGTGCCTCAGGGGAACAACCTAAGGGGGGGATTTTATTCTTCATTCTAGCATTCACTGGTCTGGGACTGACCCCTTTCTAAAAATGTGCTTCCCTGttatttttctacataaaaatCCCTTCTTGCTAGCTGCAGGCAAGAGGGTTTGAGGATGTGAGTCCTGTAACCTGTTGGCTTGTAGTCATTCTCAACCCTCACCCTGTCTCTGCTTTGCAGCACTGGAAGTGGGCCCTCATGTTTCCGGTCACTTACATGAGGTTCCCAGGTGTGTCAATTTCACAGACCGTGAATTGAGGGCTGGAATGTGGTGCATCGGCAAAGCCTTGTAGGCATGAAACCCAGGCAccatcaaaaagagaaaaagcaaagaaactcCAGAGAGTGAGTTGGCCACCATCAGGGCATCCTGAGGTCTCGTGCCTGGCACATGGAAGCAGGGATGCATGCAGGATGATCCGTGAAAAGCGCACACGTCCATGCGTGTCCCTGCACATGAGGCTTCGGGACTGATTCACTGCCTCGTGCTTTCATTCGTGTACTTGTTCTTTCGTGTTCTCATTCAACAAAGACTGACCGTGCACTCAGGCTCTGGGTGTGGATAGGGCAGTGGATAGGGCCTAAtgagaaggggaaagggaaatcaAGGTTAGTAGCAATAGAGCCTCAGTTGCCTATTGAAGGTGAGAAAGGCAGAACGATGGAGTGACGGTTGCATTACAGCAGAAACAGGCTTAATGCCATTGAATTGTACCCTTCAAACTGGTGATGGTGCTAGAGTTTATGTTTACTTACCACAATAAAGTAAGTATTAtaagtgtatacatacatacatatatatatgtatgggggaccatatgggatgccgggatttgaaccactgtccttctgcatgcaaggcaaatgctttacctccatgctatctctcaggcctgtaAGTatatatgggacatcgggattcgaaccaaccaccttaggtccaagatcagctgcttgcaaggcaaacgccgctgtgctatctctctagccccgtaagtatattttttaaagtttgtaaGACTTGGTTTTCATGAGCAAGCTCCCtactcatttttgttgttgtttcgtttgaggggccatacccagctgtgctcaggacttacacctggttctgtgctcaggggttactcctgatgagttcaggggatcatatggggtggcagggatcaaacctaagtgaGCTGTGTAGTCATGAGGCATgcaacttacctgctgtactatctctctggtcccagaaaacaTTCATTATTTAGAATCTGTTCTCTCTGGAggaatttctttgtttgggggccatacctgcctgtgctcagggcatactcctggttatgcactcagggatcactcttaggggACAGGAAAGCATATGGGATGTGAGTCCTCCAATCTATTACagtgatcaaaaccaggtcagccttatgcaaggtgCTGTACTTTCAAAGCCCTGCCTACTATACAAGGCTGAGAAGGGCCTGGGTTGTGGATCTTCAGAGCAATTTTCTGTCCCTCCATTTGCCAGGTGCCTTCTCTCTACTATGGGATCTACATAGAAAGGTGGAAGGTGCTGGAAGGGATTAACAAAAAGTTGGGGGGAGCATCTTCCCATTTGCATTACAGGTGGTTCTGTTGTTTTCTCTACTCCTGCACTAATGTCACATGCAGTAAACAACAAGAATAATCAAATCCCACCTTCCTTTTATCTTGTTGGAAGCAGCGAACTAATTTGTCTCTAAAGTGTCAAGGAGTACCTCCTGGCTGGAGACAAGAGGGAGCATTGGAACTCAACTCAGGTGAAAAGGAGGGTAAGTACCTCTACATCCCGTTTCAGTTTTTCCAGAAAGTTCTTTTTACTCTCCTCTCCCACGTGCAGCTTCTGCCCTTCGTTGAGGAAGTCGTTGTCTTTAAATGTTGGCAAGTCCTTGGCCTGGGAAAACAGCAGCACTGAGGCTGGGGAGTCCTGTGTCACTCCCTCGGGGATGTTTGCTGGGGACACTATGGAAAGGGAAAGGACCCCAGTGCAAGACAGCGAACCTGCCAACCCACTGCTCAGTGCACAAAGTCTTGGCTCCAGGCCAGCGTCTGCCCATGGGAAAAGGCCAAAGCAGGACCTCTTGGGAAACCTCCTGTCAGGTTTGAGGAACCACTCACCAATTCAGGTTGTACCTGAGAAGGAAAGTGTCTGCCCTCAAGAACAATGAAGAACCTGGCAAGGACCGAAGTTCAAGGCCTGGGCCCAAAATGAGGACCCAGGTGCCGAGTGACCCAGACCACTACATGCTGACAGACTGTGTCTGAAAAAAGGACTTGGGTGGTAGTGGGGAAAGGAAAGGGTGGCTGAGAGAAAGGGCTCCTGACTCCAAGCAACCCCATTCCACACTGGACCAGCGCAGGTCCCAGCATACCTTCTCCTTGTCGCTGGCTTCTCGGGCAACAGTGGAACCCTGAAAGAATAAATGCTATAAGGAGCAGCCCTCCTGAGGTAAGCAAGAAAACCCTGCAGCAGCTTTGGTGAGAACCTGAGGGAAGAATCCGAGAAGAGCTCGAGGCAGCACTGTGTTCCCTCTGTCAGGGCAAATTACGGGTCAGATGTTCCAGAGAGGACCTGAGCCTCTGCCCTCAGAGAACTTTCCTTTTCACAGGGAGCCAGATATGAGAAATGGCCAGTGAATAGATGGGGAGAAGGGACATTCTGAGAGAAAGTGAAAGCAGCATAGGGGCAGGGCCTGATTCGAGGAGATGGTGAGGCCCAGGTCTGCTTTCTGAGGCAAGAATACTTGAGCTGAATTGTGAAAGGCAAGTAGAGAACAATCAGGTGGGGTGGGGCAAGAGGTAGAGGTGGGGAAAGGTCAGGGAGAATATTAATGGCTGGAAGGGAGAAGACTCTAAGACTCTAAGACACCTGCATGTCTGGCCTCACTCCATGTTGGTCGAAAGCAATTGGATGTCAACTGGAGTGATGTTTAAGCATATCCCACCCATGTTCTGGCTTCCTTGACATGAAGATGCTGCAACCCCTGCAGACCTGGAAGAGGACAGTCCCAACACTGGGGAATAAGAGGCTTTTACCTTGAGGTCATACTTGCGGTGGACAGTGAGTCGGTGGCTGAACACATTTCTGGTGACCACCATGTAGGTTTCCACGCCATCCACAGTCAGGCGGTACATGCCCAGGAACTGTGGCAAGAGTGTGCTGCCATGACACTCCACGATGAACTGAGAAAAGCGAGCAGGAGAGATGTGTGAGCAACAGGGGCCACAAGGGGACCCTGGGCGGAGGGGTGGAGATCTCCTGAGGCTGAACACTCCCTATATTCTGTCCCCTACACCAGATGCCTTCCAAGGGAGTCTGTGAATTTAAGAGGTCTGCTCAGGCAACAGCCACCTCACCCACAACTGGCATGGCCAAGGGAGAAGCTGTGTGGACTACAGGGCGCCTGGTTTCCTGTTACTGGGATGAATCTCCCCACAGAAAAACCCTGACCTCAGCCTCCTATCAGCTCTGTTGGCCTGAAGGGAGCAAGCTAGAGGGAAAAGCAGGGATAAAGAGGTATATCAGGCTCTCTGGGCCAATGACACAGCTCCAGAGCACAAGCTCTCAGCCATGCCATGCCACATGCTCTGATGTCCCCAGATCAGTCTCCCTCTGCCCACTTCTCAGTGCCCAGATAGAAGCCAACTCCTCCTACAGAGCTAACCAGCAGAAGCCAGGCTCACTGACAGCTACCGCCCTCTTCCTGTGCTTCTGAAGGGCCAGGATCCAGGTAAGTAGAGACTCAGAACATAGGAGTCTTGCTGTGCACACAAGCCCTTTCAGAAGGAGTGAGATAGGTGCCAACTCTGACAAGCAGCAGCTGGTCCTTGAGTCTGAGTTGGCGCGTGCCTTCATTCTCCTCGCTTCTGTTTTCAGCAGGCATTTCACCTCACAGAAGCTAGGGCTGGGGAGGCCATGGTCCAGCTTACTGGGAACCAGCCTCCCAGGAAGAACCACCAGAGGTCCTTCTGCCTTGAGCCCTCTGCTGGCCAGCCAGGCTGGGAACTCATAGTACCTGGTGGTA
This genomic interval carries:
- the PIP4K2B gene encoding phosphatidylinositol 5-phosphate 4-kinase type-2 beta, which codes for MSSNCTSTTAVAVAPLSASKTKTKKKHFVCQKVKLFRASEPILSVLMWGVNHTINELSNVPVPVMLMPDDFKAYSKIKVDNHLFNKENLPSRFKFKEYCPMVFRNLRERFGIDDQDYQNSVTRSAPINSDSQGRCGTRFLTTYDRRFVIKTVSSEDVAEMHNILKKYHQFIVECHGSTLLPQFLGMYRLTVDGVETYMVVTRNVFSHRLTVHRKYDLKGSTVAREASDKEKAKDLPTFKDNDFLNEGQKLHVGEESKKNFLEKLKRDVEFLAQLKIMDYSLLVGIHDVDRAEQEEMEVEERAEEEESENDGMGGNPLCSYGTPPDSPGNLLSFPRFFGPGEFDPSVDVYAMKSHEKAPKKEVYFMAIIDILTLYDAKKKAAHAAKTVKHGAGAEISTVNPEQYSKRFNEFMSNILT